One genomic region from Streptomyces sp. NBC_00582 encodes:
- a CDS encoding peptidoglycan-binding protein, protein MAQPLSADALVAALKAEGVTVVEHDGWRTHNRNHKGPWGPVNGVIIHHTVTSGTQASVDICFNGYAELPGPLCHGVIAKDGTVHLVGNGRANHAGGGDGDVLDAVIAEDYGDKPPATDKHEGSAGAVDGNARFYGFECVNLGDGKDPWPDVQLEAMVRSAAALCRAHGWTARSVIGHLEWSDWKSDPRGFTMASFRAAVAEKLGAKPADNTPPSTPKFQPFPGAAWFHKNPRSAIVTAMGKRLVAVGCSAYASGPGPQWTEADRKSYARWQRELGYTGTAADGWPGAKSWAALKVPYVKEV, encoded by the coding sequence ATGGCCCAACCACTCTCCGCCGACGCCCTGGTGGCCGCCCTCAAGGCCGAAGGCGTCACCGTCGTCGAGCACGACGGATGGCGCACCCACAACCGCAACCACAAGGGCCCCTGGGGCCCGGTCAACGGCGTGATCATCCACCACACCGTCACCTCCGGCACGCAGGCCTCCGTCGACATCTGCTTCAACGGCTACGCCGAGCTGCCCGGGCCGCTGTGCCACGGCGTCATCGCCAAGGACGGCACCGTCCACCTGGTCGGGAACGGGCGCGCTAACCACGCCGGAGGCGGCGACGGCGACGTCCTCGACGCCGTGATCGCCGAGGACTACGGCGACAAGCCCCCGGCCACCGACAAGCACGAGGGCAGCGCGGGCGCGGTCGACGGCAACGCCCGCTTCTACGGCTTCGAGTGCGTCAACCTCGGCGACGGCAAGGACCCCTGGCCGGACGTCCAGCTGGAGGCCATGGTCCGCTCGGCGGCCGCGCTGTGCCGGGCGCACGGCTGGACGGCCCGGAGCGTGATCGGGCACCTGGAGTGGTCGGACTGGAAGTCGGACCCGCGCGGCTTCACCATGGCCAGCTTCCGCGCCGCGGTCGCCGAGAAGCTCGGCGCGAAGCCGGCCGACAACACGCCGCCGTCGACGCCGAAGTTCCAGCCGTTCCCCGGCGCCGCCTGGTTCCACAAGAACCCGCGCTCGGCGATCGTCACCGCGATGGGCAAGCGGCTGGTCGCCGTGGGCTGCTCGGCGTACGCCAGCGGCCCGGGCCCTCAGTGGACCGAGGCCGACCGTAAGTCCTACGCCAGGTGGCAGCGCGAGCTCGGCTACACCGGGACGGCCGCCGACGGCTGGCCCGGCGCCAAGTCCTGGGCAGCGCTGAAGGTCCCGTACGTCAAGGAGGTCTGA
- a CDS encoding GntR family transcriptional regulator translates to MTDPAQPTYMRVAERIRRRILDGDLAEGAKLPPVRELAKAEGVAVATLGRSLDQLQVEGYITTSRRGTFVSNAPAVTASGHDRVVRVQRTGSVLSEGETMIVTSAELIVPPLYVAEIFGLDEGDQVVRRQWHTGRGSQRLMLAVTWYPAQFAAVVPELLSTSRTSSPGLLAKVQEETGRKVVAGRDDMHARDADSREAGFLGLRVGSPILAGAHRLWDDQGVIEYGEWCLPYRLVIGYEYSIG, encoded by the coding sequence ATGACGGACCCGGCCCAGCCCACCTACATGCGCGTCGCCGAGCGCATCCGGCGCCGCATCCTCGATGGCGACCTGGCCGAGGGCGCCAAGCTGCCGCCCGTCCGGGAGCTCGCCAAGGCCGAGGGCGTCGCCGTCGCCACCCTCGGGCGCAGCCTCGATCAGCTCCAGGTCGAGGGCTACATCACGACGTCCCGCCGGGGCACCTTCGTCTCGAACGCGCCGGCGGTCACAGCGAGCGGGCACGACCGAGTCGTCCGCGTCCAGCGCACCGGGTCCGTGCTCAGCGAAGGCGAGACGATGATCGTCACCAGCGCCGAGCTCATCGTCCCGCCGCTCTACGTGGCGGAGATCTTCGGCCTCGACGAGGGCGACCAGGTCGTGCGCAGGCAGTGGCACACCGGCCGCGGCAGCCAGCGCCTCATGCTCGCCGTCACCTGGTACCCGGCACAGTTCGCCGCCGTCGTGCCCGAGCTGCTGTCGACCTCGCGCACCAGCTCGCCCGGGCTGCTCGCGAAGGTCCAGGAGGAGACCGGCCGGAAGGTCGTGGCGGGCCGCGACGACATGCATGCCCGGGATGCCGACTCGCGGGAAGCCGGCTTCCTCGGCCTGCGGGTCGGCTCGCCCATCCTCGCCGGGGCGCACCGGCTGTGGGACGACCAGGGCGTCATCGAGTACGGCGAATGGTGCCTGCCCTACCGGCTCGTCATCGGCTACGAGTACTCCATCGGGTAG